A genomic stretch from Streptosporangium album includes:
- a CDS encoding TIGR02466 family protein, translated as MTTATHPRPTVSPIWPVPIYQADFPEAAAYNVALAELILLQQAAQEQPVILPGGLDARKSSEDILTWEHPAVTWLRGHIMGAVTAMATDMLGDAAQHITARPIAEGWAVTYAEGASLLPHTHHSTSIAGVYYIDPGTTDSGQDPGFLQLLDPRPGAVARDSSSGVIRIQPVAGRMVAFPGWLNHQVRATASKERLRICVAFNVSFTAPGGMA; from the coding sequence GTGACGACGGCAACCCACCCCCGGCCGACCGTCAGCCCCATCTGGCCTGTCCCCATCTACCAGGCGGACTTCCCCGAAGCCGCCGCCTACAACGTGGCCTTGGCCGAGCTGATTCTCCTCCAGCAGGCCGCCCAGGAGCAGCCGGTGATCCTGCCGGGCGGGCTGGACGCCCGCAAGTCCAGCGAGGACATCCTGACGTGGGAGCACCCGGCGGTCACGTGGCTGCGGGGCCACATCATGGGCGCGGTCACTGCGATGGCCACCGACATGCTCGGCGACGCCGCGCAGCACATCACGGCCAGGCCTATCGCTGAAGGGTGGGCTGTGACCTACGCCGAAGGTGCGAGCCTGCTGCCGCACACCCACCACTCGACGTCGATCGCCGGCGTCTACTACATCGATCCCGGCACCACCGACAGCGGACAGGATCCCGGGTTCCTGCAACTGCTCGACCCGCGTCCTGGAGCGGTCGCCCGTGACTCCTCCTCGGGCGTCATCCGTATCCAGCCCGTCGCGGGCCGGATGGTCGCCTTCCCCGGTTGGCTGAACCACCAGGTCCGGGCGACCGCTTCCAAAGAGCGGCTGCGGATCTGCGTCGCGTTCAACGTCAGCTTCACCGCGCCGGGAGGAATGGCATGA
- a CDS encoding DUF6300 family protein encodes MTGVDLVELHSVPEPPPCPRCGKDGILSALVSHGWTNASGADVRGWVTVVLCADCDADAPHAAPLITWFHVHGSVDADNDAAFLALLTEWAKNVRVATLDEATLEEEITAWRRGEL; translated from the coding sequence GTGACCGGTGTTGACCTCGTTGAGCTCCACTCCGTCCCAGAGCCACCCCCGTGCCCCCGCTGCGGGAAAGACGGCATCTTGTCGGCGCTGGTCTCCCACGGATGGACCAACGCCAGCGGCGCCGACGTACGCGGCTGGGTCACGGTCGTGTTGTGCGCCGACTGTGACGCCGACGCCCCGCACGCGGCCCCCCTGATCACGTGGTTTCACGTGCACGGCAGCGTCGACGCCGACAACGACGCGGCGTTTTTGGCACTACTGACCGAATGGGCCAAGAACGTCCGGGTGGCGACGCTGGACGAGGCCACCTTGGAGGAAGAGATCACCGCCTGGCGGCGCGGCGAACTGTGA
- the dnaE gene encoding DNA polymerase III subunit alpha, giving the protein MTESFAHLHVHTEYSMLDGAAKVEGLFAEAERLGMPAVAMSDHGNMFGAYEFQQVATKFPVKPIIGIEAYVAPASRFVKKPIFWGPGGQRAVSDDGEGSKDVSGGGRFTHMTMWAKDAQGLRNLFRLSSRASIEGYYSKPRMDQELIAEHAQGIIATTGCPSGEVQTRLRLGQYDEAVKAAAAYQEIFGKENYFLELMDHGIDIERQVRDGLLQVAKDLGIPLLATNDSHYVREEHADAHDNLLCIGVGKNKDDPNRFRFNGSGYYVKSAAEMRELFRDLPEACDNTLLVAEMVGDYSEVFTYVDRMPQFDVPEGETQASWLRKECERGLRERYGDNPSQEVLDRLEIELGVISPLGFDSYFLVVADICRYARDNGIPVGPGRGSATGSIVAYLTRITELDPLEHGLLFERFLNPERISPPDVDLDFDDRRRDQMVRYVTDKYGEAYTAQVNTFGTIKAKAAVKDSSRILGYPFQMGERITKAMPPDVMGKGVPLEGLFDENHPRYSEATEIRSMYDTDPDVKKVIDTGMGIEGLIRGTGVHAAAVILSSAPLLDLIPLHRRDKDGVIITGFSYPQCEDMGLIKMDFLGLRNLGIIDHAIQIIREHRGVEISTENIPLDDAKTYELMARGDTLGVFQLDGGPMRSLLRLMAPTRFEDIAAVLALYRPGPMAANAHINYADRKNNRQEITPIHPELKDALDPILGDTFHLLVYQEQVMAIGRELAGYSLGGADLLRRAMGKKKKSELDKQYEFFEKGMKDNGYSDEAIKALWDVMLPFSGYAFNKSHTAGYGLVAYWTAYLKTNYPADYMSALLTSVGDDKDKAAVYLAECRKMGIQVLPPDVNESSLHFAPVGDDAIRFGLGAVRNVGADRVEAVIAARKENAPFTDFNDFLTKVPLQVCNKRLIESLIKAGSFDSLGHQRKALMLIHEQAVDSIIPIKRSEAHGQDSLFGDDESGLDETFAISIPEGEWDKKTRLAFEREMLGLYVSDHPLAGTERLLARNRSTTIVDLLENGQDRTDAKVCGLITKVDKRVNKAGKVWAIIVVEDMDSAVECLFFPKNYELYAPELREDAVVSVSGMVSSRDGAISIFANDLTPIDVSGVTSDSGHPVTITLREERVTSMLVEELRNVLKTHQGKVPVRINLRRRTGKTVIVALPDFSVSAESSFSADVKALIGPESISL; this is encoded by the coding sequence GTGACCGAATCGTTCGCGCATCTGCACGTGCACACTGAGTATTCGATGCTCGATGGTGCGGCGAAGGTTGAGGGCCTGTTCGCTGAAGCAGAACGGCTCGGCATGCCCGCCGTCGCGATGAGCGACCACGGCAACATGTTCGGCGCCTACGAGTTCCAGCAGGTAGCCACCAAGTTCCCCGTGAAGCCGATCATCGGGATTGAGGCGTACGTTGCCCCCGCATCCCGGTTCGTGAAGAAACCGATCTTCTGGGGGCCGGGCGGGCAGCGCGCTGTCAGCGACGACGGTGAAGGCAGCAAGGACGTCTCCGGCGGTGGCCGGTTCACCCACATGACCATGTGGGCCAAAGACGCTCAGGGGCTGCGTAACCTGTTCAGGCTCTCCTCCCGGGCATCGATCGAGGGCTACTACAGCAAGCCCCGCATGGACCAGGAGCTCATCGCCGAGCACGCCCAGGGGATCATCGCGACCACCGGATGCCCATCCGGGGAAGTCCAGACGCGGCTTCGGCTCGGCCAGTACGACGAAGCCGTCAAGGCCGCAGCGGCCTATCAGGAGATCTTCGGCAAGGAGAACTACTTCCTGGAGCTGATGGACCACGGCATCGACATTGAGCGCCAGGTCCGAGACGGGCTTCTCCAAGTCGCCAAAGACCTGGGCATCCCGCTGCTGGCCACCAACGACTCGCACTACGTGCGCGAGGAGCATGCCGACGCGCACGACAACCTGCTGTGCATCGGCGTCGGCAAGAACAAGGATGACCCGAACCGGTTCCGGTTCAACGGCTCCGGCTACTACGTCAAGTCCGCGGCGGAGATGCGGGAACTGTTCCGCGACCTGCCCGAAGCCTGTGACAACACGCTGCTGGTCGCTGAGATGGTGGGCGACTACAGCGAGGTCTTCACCTACGTCGACCGGATGCCGCAGTTCGACGTGCCCGAAGGCGAAACGCAGGCATCGTGGCTGCGTAAGGAATGTGAGCGTGGCCTCCGAGAGCGCTACGGCGACAACCCCAGTCAGGAAGTCCTCGACCGGCTGGAGATCGAGCTCGGCGTCATCTCCCCCCTGGGATTCGACTCCTACTTCCTCGTGGTCGCCGACATCTGCCGCTACGCCCGCGACAACGGCATCCCCGTGGGCCCCGGGCGTGGCTCCGCGACGGGCTCCATCGTCGCCTACCTGACCCGCATCACCGAGCTGGACCCCCTTGAGCACGGCCTGCTGTTCGAGCGGTTCCTCAACCCCGAGCGCATCAGCCCGCCCGACGTTGACCTCGACTTCGACGACCGCCGGCGCGACCAGATGGTCCGCTACGTCACCGACAAATACGGCGAGGCCTACACCGCGCAGGTCAACACGTTCGGCACGATCAAGGCCAAGGCCGCCGTCAAGGACTCCTCCCGCATCCTCGGCTACCCCTTCCAGATGGGTGAGCGAATCACCAAGGCCATGCCGCCGGACGTGATGGGCAAGGGCGTCCCCCTTGAAGGTCTCTTCGACGAAAACCACCCCCGCTACTCCGAAGCCACCGAGATCCGGTCGATGTATGACACCGACCCGGATGTCAAAAAAGTCATCGACACCGGCATGGGCATCGAAGGACTGATCCGCGGCACGGGCGTCCACGCCGCCGCGGTCATCCTGTCTTCTGCTCCCCTGCTGGACCTGATCCCGCTGCACCGCCGCGACAAAGACGGCGTCATCATCACCGGGTTCTCCTATCCTCAATGCGAGGACATGGGCCTGATCAAGATGGACTTCCTGGGTCTGCGGAACCTGGGCATCATCGATCACGCCATCCAGATCATCCGGGAACACCGCGGGGTGGAGATCTCCACCGAGAACATCCCCCTGGACGACGCCAAGACCTATGAGCTGATGGCCCGCGGCGACACCCTGGGCGTGTTCCAGCTCGACGGCGGCCCCATGCGTTCCCTGCTGCGGCTGATGGCGCCCACCCGATTCGAGGACATCGCCGCGGTGCTGGCGCTGTATCGGCCCGGCCCCATGGCCGCCAACGCCCACATCAACTACGCCGACCGCAAGAACAACCGCCAAGAGATCACCCCGATCCACCCGGAGCTCAAAGACGCTCTCGACCCGATCCTCGGCGACACCTTCCACCTGCTGGTCTACCAGGAGCAGGTCATGGCCATCGGCCGGGAACTGGCCGGCTACAGCCTCGGCGGCGCTGACCTGCTGCGCCGGGCGATGGGCAAGAAGAAGAAGTCGGAGCTGGACAAGCAGTACGAGTTCTTCGAGAAGGGCATGAAGGACAACGGCTACTCCGACGAGGCCATCAAAGCCTTGTGGGACGTGATGCTGCCGTTCTCCGGTTATGCGTTCAACAAGTCCCACACCGCCGGATACGGCCTGGTGGCGTACTGGACCGCCTACCTGAAGACGAACTACCCGGCGGACTACATGTCGGCGCTTCTCACCTCCGTAGGCGACGACAAGGACAAGGCCGCCGTCTACCTCGCCGAGTGCCGCAAGATGGGCATTCAGGTGCTGCCGCCCGACGTCAACGAATCCTCCCTGCACTTCGCCCCCGTCGGCGACGACGCGATCCGGTTCGGTCTCGGCGCGGTCCGTAACGTCGGTGCGGACCGGGTGGAGGCCGTCATCGCTGCCCGCAAGGAAAACGCGCCGTTCACCGACTTCAATGACTTCCTGACGAAGGTCCCCCTGCAGGTCTGCAACAAGCGGCTCATCGAGTCGCTGATCAAGGCAGGATCGTTCGACTCGCTCGGCCACCAGCGCAAAGCGCTGATGCTGATCCACGAGCAGGCCGTCGACAGCATCATCCCGATCAAACGCTCAGAAGCCCACGGCCAGGACTCGCTGTTCGGCGACGACGAAAGTGGCCTTGACGAGACCTTCGCCATCTCGATCCCCGAAGGGGAATGGGACAAAAAGACTCGGCTCGCCTTCGAGCGGGAAATGCTCGGCCTGTACGTGTCCGACCATCCGCTGGCCGGCACCGAACGGCTCCTGGCACGCAACCGGAGCACCACGATCGTCGACCTTCTCGAAAACGGCCAAGACCGCACCGATGCCAAGGTGTGCGGGCTTATCACCAAGGTCGACAAGAGGGTCAACAAGGCCGGGAAAGTCTGGGCCATCATCGTCGTCGAGGACATGGACAGTGCCGTCGAGTGCCTGTTCTTTCCTAAGAACTACGAGCTGTACGCGCCGGAGCTGCGCGAAGACGCCGTCGTGTCGGTCAGCGGAATGGTCAGCAGCCGCGACGGCGCCATCTCTATCTTCGCCAACGACCTGACGCCGATCGACGTCTCCGGTGTCACCAGTGACTCCGGGCATCCCGTCACGATCACCCTGCGGGAGGAACGCGTCACGTCGATGCTGGTCGAGGAACTCCGCAACGTCCTCAAAACCCACCAGGGCAAGGTGCCGGTGCGGATCAACCTGCGCAGGCGCACCGGGAAAACCGTGATCGTGGCATTGCCCGACTTCTCCGTCAGCGCCGAATCATCCTTCTCCGCCGACGTGAAAGCCCTCATCGGCCCAGAATCGATCAGCCTGTGA
- a CDS encoding IS701 family transposase — translation MTPQELEAVRARLETFAAEMFSGFARTDQRRWGERYVRGLLTDGARKSMEPMAARLGVDRQGLQQFCTDAPWAHQLVLAELAWRMDAAINPAAWVVDDVSFVKDGQESPGVAAQYCGALGKTANCQVAPSVHLVTDAASCPVNWRLFVPEQWDPASPRTEDPAAVAARRQRCRIPADVGHVPKWQLALDMIDELESWGLDPPLVVADEGYGQDGAFRLGLTERDIPYVVGVRSDTALLEAEACRSVAPYAGTGRRPVPRYRQRRISARQLVLEGGRRALHTVRWRMGSKGPLRSRFAALRVRPAGVRIRRAYAGGELPVCWLLAEWPPGEPEPVKYWLSTLEADVPLRRLVGLAKIRWRIEHDYRELKTGLGLDHFEGRTWSGWHHHVTLVSVAHAFCTLERLNPKAPAAA, via the coding sequence ATGACCCCTCAAGAACTCGAGGCCGTGCGGGCGCGGCTGGAGACGTTTGCCGCTGAGATGTTCTCCGGTTTCGCCCGTACTGATCAGCGGCGGTGGGGCGAGCGGTATGTGCGCGGCCTGCTGACCGACGGAGCGCGGAAATCGATGGAGCCGATGGCGGCCCGGCTGGGCGTGGACCGCCAAGGGCTGCAGCAGTTCTGCACCGATGCCCCCTGGGCGCATCAGCTGGTTTTGGCCGAGCTGGCCTGGCGGATGGACGCGGCGATCAACCCGGCCGCCTGGGTGGTCGATGATGTGTCCTTTGTCAAGGACGGCCAGGAGTCGCCGGGCGTGGCCGCGCAGTATTGCGGGGCGCTGGGCAAAACCGCGAACTGCCAGGTCGCGCCGAGCGTGCATCTGGTCACCGACGCCGCCTCCTGCCCGGTGAACTGGCGGCTGTTCGTGCCCGAGCAGTGGGATCCGGCCTCGCCGCGCACGGAGGATCCGGCCGCGGTGGCGGCACGCCGGCAGCGCTGCCGAATCCCCGCCGACGTCGGTCATGTGCCCAAGTGGCAGCTGGCTCTGGACATGATCGACGAGCTGGAGAGTTGGGGGCTGGATCCGCCGTTGGTGGTCGCCGATGAGGGCTACGGTCAAGACGGGGCCTTTCGCCTGGGCCTGACCGAGCGCGATATTCCCTACGTGGTGGGGGTGCGTTCCGATACCGCGCTGCTGGAGGCCGAGGCCTGCCGCAGCGTCGCGCCGTATGCGGGGACCGGGCGGCGGCCGGTGCCCCGCTACCGGCAGCGGCGCATCAGCGCCCGGCAGTTGGTGCTGGAGGGCGGGCGGCGCGCGCTGCACACAGTGCGGTGGCGGATGGGGTCCAAGGGTCCGTTGCGCTCGCGCTTTGCCGCGCTGCGGGTACGGCCGGCGGGCGTGCGGATCCGCCGCGCTTACGCGGGCGGGGAGTTGCCGGTGTGCTGGCTGCTGGCCGAATGGCCGCCCGGTGAGCCGGAGCCGGTCAAGTACTGGTTGTCCACGCTGGAGGCCGATGTTCCATTGCGGCGTCTGGTGGGTCTGGCGAAGATCCGCTGGCGCATCGAGCACGACTACCGTGAGCTGAAGACCGGCCTGGGCCTGGACCACTTCGAGGGTCGCACGTGGAGCGGTTGGCATCATCACGTCACCCTGGTCTCGGTCGCTCACGCGTTCTGCACCCTTGAAAGGCTCAACCCAAAAGCGCCGGCTGCGGCTTGA
- a CDS encoding transposase, which yields MRRCSGCSSSESESPWDHEKVNARRLELLRADPVTAPHAGGVPVVDDTGDRKDGTATAHTAHQYLGSVGKIENGIVAVTTLWADERVYHPLHAVPYTPAARLPRGRSDPAFRTKPQLAAALAGRAQAAAVPFRALVADCAYGDNAAFTAELWAAGLAVRARAQAAPGLLGSGG from the coding sequence ATGCGGCGGTGCAGCGGCTGCAGTTCTTCTGAGTCGGAGTCGCCGTGGGATCACGAGAAAGTCAACGCCCGGCGCCTTGAGCTGCTGCGGGCCGATCCGGTGACCGCGCCGCATGCGGGCGGGGTGCCGGTGGTCGATGACACCGGGGACCGCAAGGACGGCACCGCCACCGCGCACACCGCCCACCAGTATCTGGGCTCGGTCGGGAAGATCGAGAACGGGATCGTGGCAGTGACCACACTCTGGGCCGACGAGCGGGTCTACCACCCGCTGCACGCGGTGCCCTACACCCCCGCCGCTCGGCTGCCTCGCGGCCGCAGCGATCCGGCATTTCGCACCAAGCCGCAGCTCGCGGCCGCTCTGGCAGGTCGGGCTCAGGCCGCCGCCGTGCCGTTTCGGGCGCTGGTGGCCGACTGCGCCTACGGCGACAATGCGGCCTTCACCGCTGAACTGTGGGCCGCTGGATTGGCCGTTCGTGCTCGCGCTCAAGCCGCACCAGGGCTCCTGGGCTCCGGTGGATGA
- a CDS encoding GNAT family N-acetyltransferase — protein MDTDAARSPPRPPPNSTNYPYPPAYRDIDPTSTNHRLDASADMVELARRNAEEAGAANVEFLHGTIEAIPLPGHAVDVVISNCVINLSSDKATALAEAFRVLRPGGRLGVSDVVTDGAIDPQRRAAAEQRVGCVAGSLTVDEYRDLLWKTGFVGTAITLTADHGDGVHSAIVQAVKPAISTGLVIRPMRESDAGQVLAIYQAGLDTGQASFETLAPSWEGFTAGKLAHPRYVAADTESGEVVGWIAASPVSARPVYAGVVEHSVYVHPGCQAHGIGRALLAAFIAACEDAGVWTIQSGIFPENAASLSLHQALGFRLVGTRERIGCHHGFWRDVLMLEQRSTAVGR, from the coding sequence GTGGACACGGACGCCGCGCGGTCACCACCACGACCACCCCCGAACAGCACCAACTACCCCTATCCACCGGCTTACCGCGACATCGACCCCACGTCAACAAACCACCGACTAGATGCCAGCGCCGACATGGTGGAGCTGGCCCGACGCAACGCAGAGGAGGCGGGCGCGGCCAACGTCGAGTTCCTGCACGGCACGATCGAGGCCATCCCGCTGCCCGGCCACGCGGTCGACGTGGTTATCTCCAACTGTGTGATCAACCTGTCCAGCGACAAGGCGACCGCACTCGCCGAGGCCTTCCGGGTGCTGCGGCCCGGCGGACGCCTCGGAGTCAGTGACGTCGTCACCGACGGCGCCATCGACCCGCAGCGCCGCGCCGCCGCCGAGCAGCGGGTGGGCTGCGTCGCAGGCTCTCTCACCGTCGACGAGTACCGCGACCTGCTGTGGAAGACCGGGTTCGTCGGCACCGCGATCACGCTGACCGCTGACCACGGTGACGGCGTGCACTCGGCCATTGTCCAGGCGGTCAAGCCCGCGATCTCAACCGGCCTGGTCATCAGGCCGATGCGCGAGAGCGACGCCGGGCAGGTGCTGGCCATCTACCAGGCGGGTCTCGACACCGGCCAGGCCAGCTTCGAGACGCTCGCGCCCAGCTGGGAGGGCTTCACCGCGGGCAAGCTGGCCCACCCACGCTACGTGGCCGCCGACACCGAGAGCGGGGAGGTCGTCGGCTGGATCGCCGCCTCGCCGGTCTCGGCCCGCCCGGTCTACGCCGGGGTGGTCGAGCACAGCGTGTATGTGCATCCTGGTTGCCAGGCGCACGGCATCGGCCGTGCCCTGCTCGCCGCGTTCATCGCCGCTTGCGAGGACGCGGGTGTGTGGACGATCCAGTCCGGGATCTTCCCGGAGAACGCCGCCAGCTTGTCTCTGCATCAGGCGCTCGGCTTCCGCCTGGTCGGCACCCGCGAGCGCATCGGCTGTCACCACGGTTTCTGGCGGGATGTGCTGATGCTGGAGCAGCGAAGTACAGCCGTCGGACGATGA
- a CDS encoding arsenate reductase/protein-tyrosine-phosphatase family protein, translating into MCTKGDGRPIVLFLCTHNAGRSQMALGWFQHLAGEHATAWSGGAEFTAEINPSAVASMAEAGIDISAEFPKPWTEEVRPIRDEIERRVRALLADLDVSAAP; encoded by the coding sequence ATGTGCACAAAAGGCGACGGGCGGCCCATCGTGCTGTTCTTGTGCACCCACAACGCCGGCCGCTCCCAGATGGCCCTGGGATGGTTCCAGCACCTGGCCGGCGAGCACGCGACCGCCTGGTCCGGAGGCGCCGAGTTCACCGCCGAGATCAACCCCTCCGCCGTGGCCTCCATGGCCGAGGCCGGCATCGACATCTCCGCCGAGTTCCCCAAGCCGTGGACCGAGGAGGTGCGCCCGATCCGCGACGAGATCGAGCGGCGGGTGCGCGCCCTGCTGGCCGACCTCGACGTGTCTGCGGCCCCATGA
- a CDS encoding ArsR/SmtB family transcription factor: protein MDFYMRRGDPVEPLELLECSPPLTREPLNAEQAVAVARVFKALGDPVRLRILSIVASHAGGEVCVCDITGAFEVSQPTISHHLKVLKEVGLLVSERRASWVYYRLAPEALSELSALLNIPATV, encoded by the coding sequence ATGGACTTCTATATGAGGAGGGGAGACCCGGTGGAGCCCCTGGAGCTTCTGGAGTGCAGCCCGCCGCTGACACGCGAGCCGCTGAACGCCGAACAGGCCGTCGCCGTGGCGCGGGTGTTCAAGGCTCTGGGCGACCCGGTGCGGCTGCGGATCCTGTCGATCGTGGCCAGCCACGCCGGCGGCGAGGTCTGCGTGTGCGACATCACCGGCGCCTTCGAGGTGTCCCAGCCGACGATCAGCCACCACCTCAAGGTCCTCAAGGAGGTCGGACTGCTGGTCTCCGAGCGACGTGCCTCCTGGGTCTACTACCGCCTGGCCCCGGAGGCGTTGTCGGAGCTGTCGGCCCTGCTGAACATCCCGGCCACGGTCTGA
- the arsB gene encoding ACR3 family arsenite efflux transporter encodes MSSSTRAPAAAAEAGVIGKLSTLDRFLPVWIGVAMAAGLLLGRLVPGLGAALDAVRVGDVSLPIALGLLLMMYPVLAKVRYDRLDTVTGDRRLLISSLVLNWVIGPALMFALAWLLLPDLPEYRTGLIIVGLARCIAMVLIWNDLACGSREAAAVLVAVNSIFQVIAFGALGWFYLQVLPGWLGLSQAALEVSAWDIAQYVLIFLGIPLLAGYLSRKLGERSKGRDWYESRFLPKIGPVALYGLLFTIVILFALQGEVITSQPGDVARIALPLLAYFFLMWGGSFLAGRAIGLPYDKTTTLAFTAAGNNFELAIAVAVGVFGVTSGQALAGVVGPLIEVPVLVALVYVSLWGRRLFTTTPKGSVHA; translated from the coding sequence ATGTCCTCAAGTACCCGTGCTCCCGCTGCCGCGGCAGAGGCGGGCGTGATCGGTAAGCTCTCCACGCTCGATCGGTTCCTGCCGGTCTGGATCGGCGTCGCCATGGCGGCCGGGCTGCTGCTGGGCCGCCTGGTGCCCGGCCTGGGCGCCGCTCTGGACGCGGTCCGTGTCGGCGACGTCTCGCTGCCGATCGCCCTGGGCCTGCTGCTGATGATGTATCCGGTGCTGGCCAAGGTCCGCTACGACCGGCTGGACACCGTCACCGGCGACCGGCGGCTACTGATCTCCTCGCTGGTGCTCAACTGGGTCATCGGCCCCGCGCTGATGTTCGCACTGGCCTGGCTGCTCCTGCCCGACCTGCCCGAATACCGCACCGGCCTCATCATCGTGGGTCTGGCCCGCTGCATCGCCATGGTGCTCATCTGGAACGATCTGGCCTGCGGCAGCCGCGAGGCCGCCGCGGTCCTGGTCGCCGTCAACTCGATCTTCCAGGTGATCGCCTTCGGCGCGCTGGGCTGGTTCTACCTGCAGGTCCTGCCCGGCTGGCTCGGCCTGTCGCAGGCGGCACTGGAGGTCTCGGCCTGGGACATCGCCCAGTACGTGCTGATCTTCCTCGGCATCCCCCTGCTGGCCGGTTACCTGTCGCGCAAGCTGGGCGAGCGATCCAAGGGGCGCGACTGGTACGAGAGCCGTTTCCTGCCCAAGATCGGCCCCGTGGCCTTGTACGGCCTGCTGTTCACCATCGTCATCCTGTTCGCCCTCCAAGGCGAGGTCATCACCTCCCAGCCCGGCGATGTCGCCCGGATCGCCTTGCCGCTGCTGGCCTACTTCTTCCTGATGTGGGGCGGCTCCTTCCTGGCCGGGCGCGCGATCGGCCTGCCGTACGACAAAACCACGACGCTGGCCTTCACCGCGGCCGGCAACAACTTCGAGCTCGCCATCGCAGTCGCCGTCGGCGTGTTCGGTGTCACCTCCGGTCAGGCGTTGGCCGGAGTGGTCGGCCCGCTCATCGAGGTACCCGTCCTGGTCGCCCTGGTCTACGTCAGCCTGTGGGGCCGGCGCCTGTTCACCACCACACCCAAGGGGTCGGTTCATGCCTGA
- a CDS encoding arsenate reductase ArsC, translated as MPDKPSVLFVCVHNAGRSQMAAGWLTQLAGDRIEVRSAGSAPAETINPVAIEAMAEVGIDITAAQPKILTAKAVQASDVVITMGCGDACPIFPGKRYEDWKLDDPAGQGIEAVRPIRDEIRDRIEKLIAELDAR; from the coding sequence ATGCCTGACAAGCCCAGCGTCCTGTTCGTCTGCGTGCATAACGCCGGACGCTCCCAGATGGCCGCCGGCTGGCTCACCCAGCTGGCCGGCGACCGGATCGAGGTCCGTTCGGCGGGTTCTGCCCCCGCCGAGACGATCAACCCGGTCGCCATCGAGGCCATGGCAGAGGTCGGCATCGACATCACCGCCGCCCAGCCCAAGATCCTCACCGCCAAGGCCGTTCAGGCCTCCGACGTGGTCATCACCATGGGCTGCGGGGATGCCTGCCCGATCTTCCCGGGCAAGCGGTATGAGGACTGGAAGCTGGACGATCCGGCCGGGCAAGGCATCGAGGCCGTACGGCCGATCCGCGATGAGATCCGCGACCGGATCGAGAAGCTGATCGCCGAACTCGACGCCCGATAA
- a CDS encoding cytochrome P450, which produces MSETEFPLMQFMREGMDPVAELGRIRAEQPVCPLHMPGGSTMWLLTRYDDVRSVLGDADRFSNDFGNVTAAGSTQEDPGGLGFRDPPEHTRLRKLLTPEFTMRRLRRLEPRIEAIVAEHLDAMERSGSSADLVQSFALPIPSLVICELLGVPYADRADFLRLSTDRFDLSAGPEASLQAVNDSMTYLTELVTRERKDPGDGLLGMLLREHGDTIGDRELASLADGMLTGGHDTSTSMLALGTLWLLQNPQQLALVRDTDDHVDQVVEELLRYLTVVQVAFPRFAREDLVLAGQPIAKGEMVLCSLTGANRDPALGPDIDSVVPGREVASHLAFGYGIHRCIGAPLAQMEMRIAFPALLRRFPTLRLAVPAEEIAFRKISIVYGVDSLPVAWDRAQP; this is translated from the coding sequence ATGTCAGAAACAGAATTTCCCCTCATGCAGTTCATGCGCGAGGGGATGGACCCGGTGGCCGAGCTCGGCCGCATCCGCGCCGAGCAGCCTGTCTGCCCACTGCACATGCCCGGTGGATCCACGATGTGGCTGCTCACCCGCTACGACGACGTGCGCTCCGTGCTCGGCGACGCCGACAGGTTCAGCAACGACTTCGGCAACGTGACGGCCGCCGGGTCCACTCAGGAGGACCCCGGCGGCCTCGGCTTCCGCGACCCGCCCGAGCACACCAGGCTGCGCAAGCTGCTCACCCCGGAGTTCACCATGCGGCGGCTGCGCAGGCTGGAACCCCGTATCGAGGCCATCGTGGCCGAGCATCTCGACGCGATGGAGAGATCAGGCTCTTCGGCCGATCTGGTGCAGTCCTTCGCGCTGCCCATCCCCTCTCTGGTGATCTGTGAGCTGCTGGGTGTGCCCTACGCCGACCGCGCCGACTTCCTGCGCCTGAGCACCGACCGGTTCGACCTCTCCGCCGGTCCCGAGGCCTCGCTCCAGGCGGTCAACGACTCGATGACCTACCTGACGGAGCTGGTCACCCGCGAACGGAAAGACCCAGGTGACGGTCTGCTGGGCATGCTGCTGCGCGAGCACGGAGACACGATCGGCGACCGCGAGCTGGCCAGCCTCGCCGACGGCATGCTCACCGGAGGGCACGACACCAGCACGAGCATGCTCGCCCTGGGCACCCTGTGGCTCCTGCAGAACCCCCAGCAGCTCGCCCTGGTCCGCGACACCGACGACCACGTCGACCAGGTGGTGGAGGAACTGCTGCGTTACCTCACGGTCGTACAGGTCGCCTTCCCCCGCTTCGCCCGCGAGGACCTCGTCCTGGCCGGACAGCCGATCGCCAAGGGCGAGATGGTGCTGTGCTCGCTGACCGGAGCCAACCGCGACCCCGCGCTCGGCCCGGATATCGACAGCGTCGTCCCCGGCCGCGAGGTGGCCTCCCATCTCGCCTTCGGGTACGGCATCCACCGGTGCATCGGCGCGCCGCTGGCCCAGATGGAGATGCGCATCGCCTTCCCGGCGCTGCTGCGCCGCTTCCCCACCCTGCGCCTGGCCGTACCGGCCGAGGAGATCGCCTTCCGGAAGATCTCGATCGTCTACGGGGTCGACTCCCTGCCCGTCGCCTGGGATCGGGCCCAGCCGTGA